From the genome of Miscanthus floridulus cultivar M001 chromosome 10, ASM1932011v1, whole genome shotgun sequence, one region includes:
- the LOC136488912 gene encoding putative AP2/ERF and B3 domain-containing protein Os01g0140700 yields the protein MSFSKLSAAATYTAAMMESSTKMALAAIDGADVEVAEQQLPPSRFINGVMLQPSNGRRCGAQTYERPIRKWMSTFPEEETPARGYDDLAAPARRCQRGVANFSAECATDDGELAFQPMSFKSVTVKTTLQMQTSSDEVRPSLWQAARAQPATTWVREHLFQKALTPSDVGKLNRLVVPKHHAEKHLFLNRNPMMAARIGMLIDFVDGSGKTWRFRYSFSATSRMYVITKGWRRFVREKGLQAGDTVAFSRLTFGAYKQMQIDYWKTQKKPEDAKADAIAVDCHAVMLFGVDIATA from the coding sequence ATGTCCTTCTCGAAGCTATCCGCCGCCGCAACGTATACTGCTGCGATGATGGAGTCCAGCACCAAAATGGCCTTGGCGGCCATAGACGGTGCCGACGTCGAGGTGGCGGAGCAACAACTTCCACCGTCTCGGTTCATCAATGGCGTCATGCTGCAGCCTTCGAACGGGCGCAGGTGCGGCGCCCAAACCTACGAACGACCCATACGGAAGTGGATGAGCACGTTCCCTGAAGAAGAAACCCCGGCTCGCGGCTACGACGACCTGGCTGCGCCTGCGCGCCGCTGCCAACGCGGCGTCGCCAACTTCTCAGCGGAGTGCGCGACGGACGACGGCGAGCTTGCGTTCCAGCCGATGAGCTTCAAGTCCGTGACCGTCAAGACGACCTTGCAGATGCAGACGTCTTCCGACGAGGTGCGGCCGAGCCTGTGGCAGGCAGCGCGTGCGCAGCCGGCGACGACGTGGGTGCGGGAACATCTTTTCCAGAAGGCGCTGACGCCCAGCGACGTCGGCAAGCTCAACCGCCTCGTCGTGCCGAAGCACCACGCCGAGAAGCACTTGTTTCTGAACCGCAACCCCATGATGGCGGCCCGTATTGGCATGCTCATCGACTTCGTGGACGGCTCCGGGAAGACGTGGCGGTTCAGGTACTCGTTCAGCGCGACCAGCCGGATGTACGTCATCACCAAGGGATGGAGACGCTTCGTTCGGGAGAAGGGCCTCCAAGCTGGGGACACAGTGGCATTCTCTCGGTTGACGTTTGGGGCGTACAAGCAGATGCAGATAGACTATTGGAAGACGCAGAAGAAGCCAGAAGATGCCAAGGCTGATGCTATTGCCGTTGATTGCCATGCCGTCATGCTGTTCGGCGTTGATATTGCTACAGCCTAG